CAGGCAAGGTCCGGATAACCGTCGCGCGCGTCGGGCGGGTTGTCGGTGCGCGTTGGAAAGGTGATGGGCACGTCAAGTCCGGGGCATGCTGGCCCGATGTAAAGGTAGAGAAACTGGAGAAACCCTTTCCGCCGTGACGGTCAGGTAAAGCTCCACACCTGAAGGGCGCATACGACATGCTCAAGGGCGGGTGTTCCATGAACAGCAGCATTGAAGAACTGGCGACCAAACAGGTATTCACCACCGGCGAGGCGGCGGAGATCTGCAAAGTCTCACAGCAAACGATCATCCGCTGCTTCGACAGCGGTCGGCTGAAGGGGTTCCGCGTGCCGGGCAGCCGGTTTCGGCGGATACCGCGTGAAGAGTTGATTCGCTTCATGCGGCAGAACGAGATCCCCGTCGATCTGCTGCAGAAAGGCAAGCGGAAGCTGCTGGTCGTGGATGACGACGAGCAGATTCAGGAGTTGTTCGTGGACGTGCTTAGCCGTGACGATCGCTTTGAGATCAAGACGGCGGGGACGGGGTACGACGCGGGGATACTGACCGAGCAGTTCAAGCCGGACCTGATCGTGCTGGACTACATGCTGCCGGACATCAATGGGAACGTGGTGTGCAAGCGTATCCGCGACACGGTGGAGATGCGTCACACGAAGATCATCATTGTGTCAGGCGTGGTGAACCAGGATGAGATTGACGACTTGCTCAAGGCCGGCGCGGACGAGTTCGTGAAGAAGCCTTTCAACGTTGAGAAGTTGCAGCAGCGGATTTATGCGTTGCTGGAGTTGTGAATAAGACTAAGAGGTTCCGGTTAGCCGCGAAGCGCAGCGGAGCGTGCTTCGGATAGAACGGCAGCGCTCCGCTGGCACGGCAGCGCTCCGCGTTGCTTCGCGGCTAACGGGGATGGGAATTAAGTATGGTCGCCACGCAGCCGAGCAAACCGCGACGGATTGAGCTGATCCTGCGTCAGATTGATTCGCTGCCGACGTTGCCCGCCATTGCGACGCGGCTGTTGAGTCTGACGGCGGACGATGACAGTCATGCGCGGGAAGTCATCGAGCTGGTCGCGGCGGACCCGGCGCTGACGAGTAAGGTGTTGTCGCTTTGCCGAAGCGCGGCGCACAACGTGAACGAAGAAGTGCTCACCGTCGAACGAGCGGTGGTGCTGCTGGGGTTTAACGCGATCCGCAACGCGGTGCTGTCGGTGAAGGTCTTCGAGATGTTCGCCGAGGGGCAGGCGGCAGCGGGCAGCGGGCAAGCGACTGCCGAGCGAATGAACGGCACGGCGGCGGCCGACGCGCGATCGACGCAGGCAGAGGCTTCGCAGTTCAATCGGGTGGCGTTCTGGCAGCACAGCCTGGCGGTGGGTGTGACGGCGGAGCTGCTGGCGGCGGGCGATGCGGAGTTGAAGGCGGACGAGGCGTTTGTGTGCGGGCTGCTGCATGACATCGGCAAGTTGGCGATGGATCATGTGCTGCCTAAGAGCTTTAGCCGAGTGGTCGAACTGGCGGAGCTGAATCAGGGCAATATCGCGGAGTATGAACGGCGGATTGTCGGCATTGATCATCACACGGCAGGCAAACGGCTGGCGCAGCAGTGGAACCTGCCGCATCGGTTGATGGACTGCATCTGGCTGCACGGCTCGTCTTACCAGGCGCTGCCGCGCTTGCCGCATTGTCGGCTGATCGGGCTGATCGCGCTGGCGGACCTGATCGCGCGGCGGGCACACCTTGGCTACTCGGGCAACTTCAACGTCAATCAGGATGTGGACGAACTCGCGGGCTTGGTGGGGCTGTCGCCTGCGAAGGTGCGCGATGTGTCGGCCAGGGTGTTCGATGCGGTGGAAGAGCGCAGCCGAGTGCTCGGGCTGGACGAAACGCCGTCGCGAGAGCTGTTTCAGGCGTCGATTCAGCGGGCCAACGAAGCGCTGGGGCGGATGAACCATGTGCTGGAGCTTCGCTCGCGGACGGCGCAAAGCCAGGGGCGGGTGCTGGAGGCGATCACGGGGTTTCACGGCATGGCAGCGCCGGGTCGAAGCGTGCAGGATGTGCAGGACGCGGTGGCGACCTCGGCACGGCAGGTGTTCGGGCCTGGGTTTTATGCGCTGCTGTACCCCGGCGATCCGGAAACGGGGAGTCGGGCCTCGTGGCTGATCTCGCAGTATGGCGCGGGTGGCGGGCCGGCGCGGTCGCAGTGCGTGGAAGCGCCGCCTTACGCGCCGGACATCGGGCAACTGGATGTGCAGCAGTCGGTGGGCCTGAACCTGATGGGGCTGCTGCCCTGGATCGCGGACTTTCTCGTCGAGGCGGAAGACATTCGCAAGGTGAAGCTCATGCCGCTGAGCTGTGGCTGGGGCACGGCGGCGGTGCTGCTGCACGATCGCGAGACGATGCCGGCGTGGTCGCAGCTGGCGGCGCTGTCGAGCACGTGGGGCTCGGCGATCGCGGCGGCGGCGCAGCACGACGGCTCGCGGCGGATGGGCGAAGAACTGGCGGAAGCGAACAGCGCGCTGGCGGAGGTGCAGGATCGGCTGCTGCGGCAGGAGTCGATGGCCCGGCTGGGCGAGATGGCGGCGGGCGCGGCGCATGAGATGAACAACCCGCTGGCGATCATCAGCGGGCGCAGCCAGTTGCTGACGATGACGCTTGCGCCGGGCACGAAGCAGCAGCAGGCGGCGCAGACGATTTTCCGCGAGTCGCATCGACTAAGCGATTTGATCACGGCGATGCACATGCTGGCGGACCCGCCGACGCCGCAGCGTCAGCCGACGGATCTCGGGGCGGTGCTGGACGCGGCGATCAAGAAGGTGCGGGCCCAGTCGGGCAAGGCGGACGGCGGGCCGGCGATCTCGCTGCGGCTGCGGCAGCAGTTGCCGGTGATGCACATCGACGCGGAGCAGATTCGCCTGGCGATGATGGAGCTTCTGTTTAATGCGGTGCAGTCGAACTCGAAGCAGTTGATTGACGTGGTCGCCCAGCTTGAGCCGGGCGGGCAGGCGGTGGTGGTGCAGGTGGTGGACAAGGGGGACGGGATGGACAAGCGGACGCTGGATCATGCGATGGACCCGTTTTTCAGCGCGAAACCGGCGGGTCGGCGGGTGGGCATGGGGTTGCCACGGGCGCAGCAGCTGGTGCGCGGGCATGGGGGGCAGATCGAGCTTCGCAGCAAGGTGGGGGAAGGGACGACGGCGACGATGTCGCTGCCGTTGGGGAGCGTGGAGGGGTGAGGGGGAGGTTGGGGCAATTTTTTTCGAATAAAGCCCAGGTCGGATAAAGCCCAGGCATGGCCATGCCTGGGCGTTGCGGCGGGCTTTGCGGCGGAAAAGGTGGGTCTTTTTACGGGGGTGGGGTGTGATAAACTTCTCTTCAGTTGCTGGTGGGTTGCGGCCGATAATTGATAGATCGGCGCTGGTGCTTCGGGGACTTCAACCTAGGGATTGGAAGACGATGATCGTACGACGCGTGGGCGCGGTAGCGCCGTTGGTGATGTGTGTGCTGCTTTGCCTGTCGGTGGTGACGCCTGCGGCGGCGGTGGAGAATCAGCTTCAGGAGATGATCCGCTCGGCCAACCTTCGCGGTACGAAGGTGTCGGCGATGGTCGTGGACCTGGACCGGGGGCATGTGCTGGCGGCGATCAACGCGGACGAGCCGATGATCCCGGCAAGTAATATGAAGCTGCTTACGACGGCGACGGCGCTGGACGTGCTCGGGACGGACTTCGTGTTCCGCACGAAGCTGGCGAAGCTGACGCCGGAGGACGGCGGTCGGCCGAGCCTGGTGGTGTTGGGCGATGGCGACCCGGCGTTTGGCGATCCGGTGCTGCTGGGTCGGCATGACCCGCCGTTGGTGGTGGAAGACCTGCTTGCGCAGTGGGTGAACGCGGTGGTGGCGACGGGGCAGACGCATTTCGAGTCGCTGCTGCTGGACGACCGGGCGTTGGACCGGGAGTTTCATCATGCGAGTTGGCCTGAGGAGCAGTTGATCAACCGTTGGTGTGCACAGGTGGCGGGGGTGAATTTTCATCAGAATGTGATTGATGTGCAGGCGACGCCGAACTCGCGTTCGGGAGCTTCGCCGCGGGTGGAGATTTTTCCGCCGGCGCCGTTTCTTCAGACGCGCAACCGGGCGCGGACGGGCGACAGCGATGCGTTCTGGATCAGCCGATCGCCGGGCACGAACAACTACACGTTTCACGGGACGGTGCAGGCTCGGCCTTACACGGCGGTGCAGGTGACGGTGCACGATCCGCCGATGTTTTTCGGGCAAGTGCTCCAGGCCCAGTTGAAGGCCAAGGGCATCACGGTCGACCGGGTGGAGCGCGTGGCGGACGATGTGATCATGGGGCCGACCGAGCCGTTGCATGTCGTGCAGACCTCGCTGCCTTTGGTGTTGATCCGGGTGAACCAGAATTCGCAGAACATGTTCGCCGAGGCGTTGCTCAAGCGGATGGGCAGAGCGATGACCGGCGAGCCGGGCAGTTGGGACAACGGCGCTGCGGCGATGCGTTTCGCGCTGCGTCAACGGCTGGGCACGTCGGGCGCTCGCGTGACGATCGCCGACGGCAGCGGGATGAGCCGTGACAATCGCGTCACCGCTCGGCTGCTGGTCGACCTGTTGCATTCGATGCACAACGATGACGATAAGACGAAGGCGGAGCTGTTTCGGGTGAGCCTCGCGCGGGCGGGCGACACGGGCACGCTTCGCAGGCGGATGCGCGACCTCGACGCGGAGGTGTATGCGAAGACCGGCTACATTCGCGGCGTGTCCGGGCTGTCGGGCTACATTCATTTGCCGGAAGAGCACGGCGACGGCCGAACGATCGCGTTCAGCTTCCTGTTCAACGGCTTCGCCCCGCCGCTGCACAACCACCACATGCGAACGCTTCAGGATGAGATGATCGAAGCGATCAAGCAGCGCGTGAAGTCACAATCGCAACTGGGCGGGTAGGCGGGGAATTTCGAATTTCGGATTTGGGATTTGGGATTTGGCTGAGATCGGAAAATCCGAAATCCGAAATTCGAAATCCGAAATTCACTCACCTTCTTTGGCATGCCAGGTGAGTCGGCAGACGTCGCCGACGTAGTGGATGCGGATTTTGTTGGTGACGCCGGGCGTGCCGATGGGTTCGCCCTTGGCGATGACGACGGGCTGGCCCTGCTCGGACCATTTGTTGTTCAGCAGCAGTTCGTCGATCTGGCGGACGAAGACGTTCGAGTCTTCCGGGCGAGGCATCCAGACGGGGGTGACGCCGAACATGAGACACATCTGGCGGAGCGCGACTTCGTTGGAACTGACCGCGATGATGGGCACGGTCATGCGGTTCTGCGAAAGATAACGTGCCCCCCCACCCAACTCGGACCAGGTGACGACGAAGCGAGCGTCGAGGTCTTTGACGATGACGGAAACGCCATGCGCGAGCGCTGCCGTGCGGTAGCGTGATGCTTGCGAGAGCTTGGGCGGTCGGGCGGCGGCGGCGCGGTGGTTGGGGGCGTCGTATTGTTCGGTGACAGCGGCGACTTTTCGCAGGACGGCGACGGCCTGGTCGCCGTGCTTGCCCACGGCGGTCTCGCCGGAGAGCATGAGCGCGTCGGCGCCGTCGAGGATGGCGTTGGCGGCGTCGGAGACTTCGGCGCGGGTGGGCGCGGCGGCTTCGATCATGCTCTGAAGCATCTGCGTGGCGACGATGACGGGTTTACCGTGATGGTGGGCCTCGCTGATGATTCGCTTTTGCACGACGGGGACCTCGGCGAGGTCCATCTCGACGCCCAGGTCGCCGCGGGCGACCATGACGCCGTCGCATTCTTCGAGGATGCCGTTCAGTTCGCGGACGGCCTGGGGGGTTTCGATTTTCGCGATGATGGGCAGGCGGGTGTGGCTGCGGAGGGCGCGGTTGTCACGGCCCTTGCTGCGCAGCTGGTCTTTCAGCAGTTTGATGTCGTCGGCTTTGCGGACGAACGAGAGGGCGAGGTAGTCGACGCCGTGGGCGATGGCCCAGTCGACGCATTGATCATCCCACTCGGTGAGCGAGGGCGCGGAGATGTCGGAGTCGGGGAGGTTGACGCCTTTTTTGCTGCTGAGCGGGCCTGGCTGAATGACGCGACAGACGAGGCGGGGCTTGCCGTCGACGGTGATGCGTTCGGTGGCGAGGGTGCGGATCGCGCCGTCGTCGATGAGCACGCGGTGGCCGGGGTGGACTTCGTTGACCAGCGGGCTGTAGGTGGTGGGGACGATGATGTGGTCGGTATTTTCGTCGCGGTAGGTTTCATCGCCGTGATCGACGAATTCGAGGCAGTCGCCGGTGACGAGGTGGATGACGTTTTCGCGGACGGGTTTGACGCGGATCTTGGGGCCGGAGAGGTCGCCGAGGATGCCGATGGGCGTTTCGGTTTGCCTGGAGGCTTCGCGGATGTTGGTCAGCGCTTTGTGGAAGTCGTCGAAGCTGCCGTGCGAGAAGTTAATGCGAAAGACGTGCGCGCCTTCTTCGATGAGGCGCGCGAGGCTGGTCACGTCGGCACAGGCGGGGCCGACTGTGGCGATGATCTTGGTCAGGACAAAGCTGGCTGGCACGTGGGGATTGTACCGTGGGGGGCGGGGTGACGCGCGCGGGTGTGCGCGCGTGGGTGGTGTTGGTGTGCGCGCGGCGGTGGTCCGGGTGTGCGCGCGGGAGGGGACGTGTGTGCGCACGAGTAAAGCCCAGGCATGGCCATGCCTGGGCTTTGTGGGCGTCGTGAATGTGAGGCGACGTTCGTCAGTTGCGGCGGTGCTGGTGGATGACGTCGCGCATGAGGGTGGTGATCAGGGCGCGCTCGCGGGCGGTGCTGCGCGGGAGCACTTCGTCCTGAAAGAACGCAATCGTGCGGACCTGCCGCTCGGCAGTCATCTCCGGGCGACTTTCTTCACGATCGCGATCGCGGTTGCCACCGCCGCCGCCGCCGCGACGGTCGCCGTCCATGCCCATCATCCGCCACATGCCCATGCGCCCTTCGAGCCATTCGGCGCGGGCTTCGGGCGGGAGGTCTGCGTAGGTTTCCGCTTCGCGGAGCATGAAGTTGCGGGCAAGCTCGATCATCCGCTCGCGCGAGCGGTCGCGGTCGGCGTCGCGCTGCTCGCTGAAGGTTTCCGCGAGTCGGCCTCGCTGGTCGCGGTCCATCGACTGATAGCGGGCCAGCAGCGCGTCGGTGTACGCCCGGCGGTCGACGGAGGACATGCGCTCGAAGTGATCGCTGAAGAAAAAGTCGATGACCACGGCCGCATCGTCGTTGGCCGGGTCGGGCGGGATGGAGGCGATGTAGTCGGCGATCAGCCAGCCGCCGACGGTGAGGCAGACGACGGCGACGGCGCTGCCGAGCGTGTAGCGAACCCAGCGGATGGCCCAGGCGTCTTTGATGCGTTCGAGGATGAGCATGGGGGGAGGTGCCTTTCAGTCATCGCCGGTGACGTGGAACCAGTCGGCCCGGCCGTCGAGGAACAGCGCGTTGGCGCTCGTACCGCCGGGGCCGTTGGGATGCCAGCCGTCGGCGTCGGTGAGGACGGGCATGATCGACTCGATGGCGTGCAGTTCGCGGAGCAGGTCGTTGTAGTCGGCGGAACCCTGGGTGAAGATGAGGTAGTAGCCCATGAAGTATTCGTAGCTGGTGCCGTTCTCGGCGAAGCTGGAGTCGTCGGCGGGGCATTGCCAGATCTTCGCGGCGTCGAGGTAGCCTTCCATGACGTCCATGAGCGAGGGTTCGTCGGGGAGGACGGGCATGGCCTGCACAGCGGGCATGCGGTTGTTGAAGTCGATGCGGTAGGCCTCGAAGCCGATGCCGACTTGCCGAAGGTTGGAGAGGCAGGCGATGCGCTGGCCGGCGGACCGCACCTGGCTGAGCACGGGGAGCATGAGGCCGACGAGCAGCGTAATGATGCTGATCACCACGAGCAGCTCGATCAGAGCGAAGGCGTGCTTGGATGATCGAGGCATGGTGCGGCTCCGGGGGCGAGTGTGCTCACGTGTGTGCGTCGGCGCGGTCCGCAGTGTTATACGCAGGTGGACGGGTTGGGTTACAGGTGAGATGAGACGATTTTGTCAGGCGTTATGGCGAGGGTGTGTCCGGTTCGAAGGCGGCCGGGCCGGCGGCGAAGGCGAGCGGGCCGACGAAGCGGGCGGCGTCCATGCGCAGGTGATTCCACTCGGCTTGCAGTTCGAGTTGAGCCCAGAGGTCGGCGGCTCGGCCGGTGTCCAGCGGATCGGGGAAGCGCAACACGTCGCCGGCCGCGGTGGTGGTGGTTGGGGTGGTGCTCGGCGCGGGGTCGGCGGCGGGCGGCTGGTTGACGAGGGGGATGGCAGTGTCGGGTGCGCGGGTGAGGGACGAGATGGCGACGAACGCGCCGACGAGCACGCACGCGGCGGCGAGGCCGACGGCGGCGAGACGCCAGGGGGTGACACGTCGCGGGGGCCCGGCGGCGGCGGGCGCGGATTCGTGAGCGAGGCGATGCATGATCGCCTGCACGCGCGCTTCGTCGGCAGGCTCGACGAGGGCACGGGCTTCGCGTTGCAGTTGCCGTTCGATAGCGGCGTCGTCGGCGGGGCCGACGGGCGGTTGCTGGCTTAGACGATCGGGGCGGGGTGCAGGCATGGGTGGTCTCCTGAATGCGGTCGGCCGTTGCTTTTCGCGGCGGCGGTTGGGGCGTGGTGGACGGATGGGTCGGCGAGGCCTTGCTTGAGCCGTTGGCGGGCGCGGTGGAGTTGGACTTTGACGTTGGTCCTGGTTCGGCCGACGGCGTGGGCGACCTCGGCGACGGAAAGCTGCTCGGCGTAAAAGAGCCAGAGCATGGTGAACGGCTCGCGGGTGAGCAGTTGGGCGGCCTTGTGCCAGAGGCGCTGGCTTTGCTCGTGATCGATGAGCCGATGCAGCGGGCCGTCGTCGGCGGCGGTGGTGGTGGCGTGGGCGGCGGTTGCCTGCTCCCACGCGGCGGGCCAGTCGACGGGATCGCGACGGCGACGGCGGTCGATGACGAGGCGGGTGGCGATGGTGAACAGCCAGGTGCTGAAGGCCCAGCGTTCGTCGTAGCGGGCGAGGTTTCGCCAGGCGCGGAGGAATGCTTCCTGCACGAGGTCGTCGACGTCGTGCGATCGCCTGCCGACGTGCGGCCGAAGGAATCGACGAAGGCGGGGTTCGTAGTAACGGACCAGCGATGCGAACGCGTCACGGTCGCCTGCCTGCGCGGCGAGCGCGAGCTGCTGGTCGCGCTCGCGCTGCGTGTCGGGGAAGGCGTGCTCGGCGGTC
The genomic region above belongs to Phycisphaerales bacterium AB-hyl4 and contains:
- the pyk gene encoding pyruvate kinase, whose translation is MPASFVLTKIIATVGPACADVTSLARLIEEGAHVFRINFSHGSFDDFHKALTNIREASRQTETPIGILGDLSGPKIRVKPVRENVIHLVTGDCLEFVDHGDETYRDENTDHIIVPTTYSPLVNEVHPGHRVLIDDGAIRTLATERITVDGKPRLVCRVIQPGPLSSKKGVNLPDSDISAPSLTEWDDQCVDWAIAHGVDYLALSFVRKADDIKLLKDQLRSKGRDNRALRSHTRLPIIAKIETPQAVRELNGILEECDGVMVARGDLGVEMDLAEVPVVQKRIISEAHHHGKPVIVATQMLQSMIEAAAPTRAEVSDAANAILDGADALMLSGETAVGKHGDQAVAVLRKVAAVTEQYDAPNHRAAAARPPKLSQASRYRTAALAHGVSVIVKDLDARFVVTWSELGGGARYLSQNRMTVPIIAVSSNEVALRQMCLMFGVTPVWMPRPEDSNVFVRQIDELLLNNKWSEQGQPVVIAKGEPIGTPGVTNKIRIHYVGDVCRLTWHAKEGE
- a CDS encoding RNA polymerase sigma factor gives rise to the protein MNEPTAEHAFPDTQRERDQQLALAAQAGDRDAFASLVRYYEPRLRRFLRPHVGRRSHDVDDLVQEAFLRAWRNLARYDERWAFSTWLFTIATRLVIDRRRRRDPVDWPAAWEQATAAHATTTAADDGPLHRLIDHEQSQRLWHKAAQLLTREPFTMLWLFYAEQLSVAEVAHAVGRTRTNVKVQLHRARQRLKQGLADPSVHHAPTAAAKSNGRPHSGDHPCLHPAPIV
- the dacB gene encoding D-alanyl-D-alanine carboxypeptidase/D-alanyl-D-alanine-endopeptidase, which gives rise to MIVRRVGAVAPLVMCVLLCLSVVTPAAAVENQLQEMIRSANLRGTKVSAMVVDLDRGHVLAAINADEPMIPASNMKLLTTATALDVLGTDFVFRTKLAKLTPEDGGRPSLVVLGDGDPAFGDPVLLGRHDPPLVVEDLLAQWVNAVVATGQTHFESLLLDDRALDREFHHASWPEEQLINRWCAQVAGVNFHQNVIDVQATPNSRSGASPRVEIFPPAPFLQTRNRARTGDSDAFWISRSPGTNNYTFHGTVQARPYTAVQVTVHDPPMFFGQVLQAQLKAKGITVDRVERVADDVIMGPTEPLHVVQTSLPLVLIRVNQNSQNMFAEALLKRMGRAMTGEPGSWDNGAAAMRFALRQRLGTSGARVTIADGSGMSRDNRVTARLLVDLLHSMHNDDDKTKAELFRVSLARAGDTGTLRRRMRDLDAEVYAKTGYIRGVSGLSGYIHLPEEHGDGRTIAFSFLFNGFAPPLHNHHMRTLQDEMIEAIKQRVKSQSQLGG
- a CDS encoding response regulator, which encodes MNSSIEELATKQVFTTGEAAEICKVSQQTIIRCFDSGRLKGFRVPGSRFRRIPREELIRFMRQNEIPVDLLQKGKRKLLVVDDDEQIQELFVDVLSRDDRFEIKTAGTGYDAGILTEQFKPDLIVLDYMLPDINGNVVCKRIRDTVEMRHTKIIIVSGVVNQDEIDDLLKAGADEFVKKPFNVEKLQQRIYALLEL
- a CDS encoding type II secretion system protein, whose amino-acid sequence is MPRSSKHAFALIELLVVISIITLLVGLMLPVLSQVRSAGQRIACLSNLRQVGIGFEAYRIDFNNRMPAVQAMPVLPDEPSLMDVMEGYLDAAKIWQCPADDSSFAENGTSYEYFMGYYLIFTQGSADYNDLLRELHAIESIMPVLTDADGWHPNGPGGTSANALFLDGRADWFHVTGDD
- a CDS encoding HDOD domain-containing protein encodes the protein MVATQPSKPRRIELILRQIDSLPTLPAIATRLLSLTADDDSHAREVIELVAADPALTSKVLSLCRSAAHNVNEEVLTVERAVVLLGFNAIRNAVLSVKVFEMFAEGQAAAGSGQATAERMNGTAAADARSTQAEASQFNRVAFWQHSLAVGVTAELLAAGDAELKADEAFVCGLLHDIGKLAMDHVLPKSFSRVVELAELNQGNIAEYERRIVGIDHHTAGKRLAQQWNLPHRLMDCIWLHGSSYQALPRLPHCRLIGLIALADLIARRAHLGYSGNFNVNQDVDELAGLVGLSPAKVRDVSARVFDAVEERSRVLGLDETPSRELFQASIQRANEALGRMNHVLELRSRTAQSQGRVLEAITGFHGMAAPGRSVQDVQDAVATSARQVFGPGFYALLYPGDPETGSRASWLISQYGAGGGPARSQCVEAPPYAPDIGQLDVQQSVGLNLMGLLPWIADFLVEAEDIRKVKLMPLSCGWGTAAVLLHDRETMPAWSQLAALSSTWGSAIAAAAQHDGSRRMGEELAEANSALAEVQDRLLRQESMARLGEMAAGAAHEMNNPLAIISGRSQLLTMTLAPGTKQQQAAQTIFRESHRLSDLITAMHMLADPPTPQRQPTDLGAVLDAAIKKVRAQSGKADGGPAISLRLRQQLPVMHIDAEQIRLAMMELLFNAVQSNSKQLIDVVAQLEPGGQAVVVQVVDKGDGMDKRTLDHAMDPFFSAKPAGRRVGMGLPRAQQLVRGHGGQIELRSKVGEGTTATMSLPLGSVEG